The Streptomyces sp. Je 1-332 genome has a window encoding:
- a CDS encoding acyl-CoA desaturase has protein sequence MSQAVPAVAERPSSTSARQPAGSDFAPLLRTVKEQGLLGRRTGWYARTIVVNALALAAVATGMFLIGGSWWVLLLAPLLSVLCARTAFIGHDAGHSQITGDRDVSRAIGLVHGNLLLGMSSAWWNDKHNRHHANPNHLEKDPDVAADVLVWTSKQAKVRVGFRRWLTRNQAWLFFPLTLLQGVAMKIYGFQDLRRQAPRERMLEGLLLVAHLVGYVTLLLVTMPVGHALAFAAIHQALFGLHLGLAFAPNHKGMEMPDPDGERWGHLSRQVLTSRNIRGSALTDWFLGGLNYQIEHHLFPSMPRPSLRRAQPLVRAHCAQLAMPYTEAGFIDSYRQVLRHMYEVGEPLRVE, from the coding sequence AGCAGTCGCGGAGCGCCCCTCGAGTACCAGCGCAAGGCAGCCCGCAGGGAGCGATTTCGCGCCTCTCCTGCGCACCGTCAAGGAGCAGGGGCTGCTGGGCCGCCGCACCGGCTGGTATGCCCGCACGATCGTGGTCAACGCCCTTGCGCTGGCCGCGGTGGCGACGGGCATGTTCCTCATCGGAGGCTCCTGGTGGGTGCTGCTCCTCGCACCCCTCCTGTCCGTGCTGTGCGCCCGAACGGCGTTCATAGGCCACGACGCGGGCCACTCCCAGATCACCGGCGACCGCGACGTGAGCCGCGCCATCGGGCTCGTGCACGGCAACCTCCTCCTCGGCATGAGCTCGGCCTGGTGGAACGACAAGCACAACCGCCACCACGCCAACCCCAATCACCTCGAGAAGGACCCCGACGTCGCCGCGGACGTCCTCGTCTGGACCAGCAAGCAGGCCAAGGTCCGTGTCGGCTTTCGGCGCTGGCTCACCCGCAACCAGGCCTGGCTGTTCTTTCCGCTGACACTGCTCCAGGGCGTCGCCATGAAGATCTACGGTTTCCAGGACCTGCGCCGCCAAGCGCCACGCGAACGCATGCTCGAAGGCCTACTCCTCGTGGCGCACCTCGTCGGCTACGTGACGCTCCTGCTCGTCACCATGCCGGTGGGCCATGCCCTCGCCTTCGCCGCCATCCACCAGGCACTCTTCGGCCTGCACCTCGGACTGGCCTTCGCACCCAACCACAAGGGCATGGAGATGCCCGACCCGGACGGGGAGCGCTGGGGCCACCTCAGCCGACAGGTCCTCACCTCGCGCAACATCCGCGGCAGCGCGCTGACCGACTGGTTTCTGGGCGGACTCAACTACCAGATCGAGCACCACCTCTTCCCGAGCATGCCCCGCCCCAGCCTGCGGCGCGCCCAGCCCCTGGTCCGCGCCCACTGCGCCCAGCTGGCCATGCCGTACACCGAGGCCGGATTCATCGACTCCTACCGGCAGGTACTGCGTCACATGTACGAGGTCGGTGAGCCGCTGAGGGTTGAGTAG